Below is a window of Phycisphaerae bacterium DNA.
TTCGATAATTCTGCGTAGTACATCCATATGTGGTTCGTGAAAACAGACGCTTCCAGTCCCGTGATTCCCGGAATGGGGCGGATCGTACATGGCGAAGGTTCGCGAAAGGCCCCGCGACGATTGCTGTGCAGCCTGCGAGCCGCGGCTCATCCGATATGGTAGAGCGGCGATCGGGTCATGCCGGCCCGCCCGCCATTCGCAAATCTCCCTCCGTTGCCCGCTCCAGCGAGGAGGCGACCTTGCCCTTCGCGGTCACAGAACTGCCGCTGCGGTCGGGGCGGCCGAACACATCGGCTTCGATCGCGCGACGAAGTCGCGGCCAGGAGATCATAATCTCGCCGAGTTCGTCCGTCATGGCTCGGGCTCGACGGGCAGCGAACTCAAGAACTGATGCGCACCACAGCGGACCGGCCGAAAGCGTCTGCTCATCCTGAGCGATCTGACCCAGCATTCGCGCGGCGCAAAAATGATCATTCCATGCCCCGAGCCGATCCTGCATTGACGCACTGGCCTTGAGCAAGTCATCACGCGTCTGGCCATCGAGCCGGCAAACCAGCTCGGTTGAATATCGAAACGCCTTGAGACGGATTCGCGTCTTGTGAAGACCCGGACCGTGTTCACGGGTGGGCGGCCGATCAATCAGCCGCTTGGCCTTCTCCTGCCAGAGCCGACGCGCGGCGCGGAGCAGATCTTTCTCATCGCGGCGCGACTCCAGCCCGCGCAGCTTCTCGCAAAGGGCATCCATCACACGCAGCACCCGCGACGGATCCGCCCGCTCGATCTGATGCCGTGCCGCAATCAGATCGGATTCTCGCTCGATCGCCAGAACACCCTGCAACTTTGCAAGGTCTTCCGGATCGGACGCGAATCCGGATTGATCGCCCGCAATGGCAAGTCGAAGCACGTCAACATCTCGAACGCGTCGAAGTGCATCGCGAATGTCACCCAGTCCGGAACGCAGCCGCAGGCATCGCTTCCGGCCGAAAAATCCGGCCAGTAGCTCGAGCGGCTCGCTGAGTCGGCGGGACGAGACCCGCAGAATGTGAACGCTTTCGATGTCCCGTGTCGCCATGACGCGCGTCAGCGAGTCGTCCAATCTTTCGAGGTGTTTTGTGATGAACTTCAAGAGTCCGTCCGTGGGGGACATGTTGGCGGCTCCTGCGACATCGGCGATTGACAGACGTCTATTCCGGCATTCGCCGAATAGAACACCGCAATTCATCATAGCGGAAGATCGGATGTTGTCTAAATGGATATTGCGCGGAATCGCTGCGACGGATCACAAACGCCCGCCAATCATAAGTTTCGCATCCACTGCAAGTAAGAGCGGATTGTGAAATGTTCCGCGGCCGATTCGAAAAACTTAATAAAGCGAACCCCCCCTGAGCGGGGTGCCTGCCCCCGCTGCTGCTACTCCGCCGCCTTGCGATGGACCTGTTTCGATTGCAGTAGGCCGTTCAGACGGCTCTTGAGCAGTTCGAACACCTTGCCAAGTTCCCGATCGAACCGGTCTTCCGATCGATCCACCGACGACGCGGTGCCATCGTCGTGGCGTAAATCTCCTGCTGGCGCGGTCGATGGCTGTGATATGGCGCTTGCGGCAGACTCGGCGCGCGCCGAGTCCGCTTTCGCCTTACGACGAAGCACCGGCTCCGCACGCTTGCGGCAGTCCTTCAGAATCGCCCACGCCGATTCGATCTGAGCGGCCGTCAGCGTGGTGGTCGGCAGCGCCGCCTTCAAATCGACCACGACCTGATGTGAATGGCGCAGAATCCAGCGGCGGACATAGGCCTCCCACTGATCCGGATCCGACGCCACACGATCCAGACCCAGTGTCGAATCCGATGCTCCCCACCAGCGGGGATATTGACCGTGGCCATGAGCCGCAAGTTCAGCGTTCTTGAACTGACTCAGCGACTCCATGTCAAAACCCGGTGCTATCTGCTCGCGCCACTCGGCCTCTGACACAATCACGCCGCCGCCCAGGTAACGCCCCATCGCATCCATGCCGTAAATTCCCTGAGCAGCCAGCCGAAAATCAGCCACCTGCACACCCGGCGGCATATTGAACGTTTCCACGCCCAGTGACTTCGGATGGTCAGGGCGGTCGAACTCGGCATGATGAAACGTGTGGACCTCGACAACGCCATGCGTGATCGACGTGTTCTCGCTTCGCTTCAGCCACCAGCGACCGTCGACCCGCATATAGTCGTTCTTGACAACGTTGAGGTTGCGCAGGGGGCCGTCACTCTTGATCTCGCGCAGGACAACCTCCACGACCGCATCGTCCTTCGCAGGATCGATCCACCAAACCATCTCACTGCGAGTAGAACTACTCTCGCCGAGGGGGCCTTCTTCAACGTCACCTCGACGAGACCGGCCGACTCCTTTACCAACCAGCGACCTCGCGTCGACTGAAACTTCTCAAGAAGTTGGGATGGAGAAACGTCCTGAAGCGACTGAGTCGTTAAGCCCAGTGTCCTGGGATCGGAGAGTATATACTTGTCGGGCGACCGATCGGCAAAGCCCACGTGAATGATCGTGTCACCATCATATCGCCGCCACTCGTCGCCTTTCTCGCGACATCGGATAATGTGAATCGGAGTACAAGCGTGCCGGACGCCCAAAGTGGCCTGTCCGGTATTAAAATGCACATTCCGAACGCCCTCATCGTTTCCCGAGTCATACCAGTAGGCGTCAGCTCCAGCCAGTCTTGTCTCGAAGCGAGACTTCTTCATGATTCGAGTGTCCAAGGCCAGCCGTTCGGAGTCATACTTCATGTAGGCGGTTTCGAAGGCGGTTCGTCGGCTGAACGCTCGACCTAGCACTTCGGGAACCGACTCGCCCGGTTCTCCTTCAAAAGGCAGAATCAGCACGGCTGTCAAGATAGCTGTCATCAAACCGCCTCACATCGCAATCGAGTGAAACACGAATTCTCATGACGACAAGACTGCTTATATTCAGATCGTAAAGAATCTCCAACTCCACATTCACACGCCATCCAGCCGCCTATTGGAAATTGGCATTCAAATGGAATTTCCTGGACAGGATTCCAGAGGCACTCTGTTTCACCGTTACAAGGAATTCGATCGCACGCGTTCGACATCCCAGTGAGATTGAGTACCCAGGCCGCCGAAAGCACAGTTGTCAGTGCCATGGGTATATCTACCCACTTCGAACTGTTCATCATTGAACTCCTCCGCGCCCATGATTCCCTACAGTCGACCGCCTGACACGATCGCTGCCCGACTCAACCAATATACACCCAAACCACGCAGTGGCAAAAAAAGGGAATTTTCAAAAAAAAACGAGGATCTACGACACAATGGTGTCACACCTCGGAAATCGCGGACGACAGTAAAAACTTGAACTCAACGGCAGAACAGTGGTTGCGCCATGTCTCGCCGAGCCTCATTTCACTCCTGCGAAATATTCAATCCCGGCTGAACAGCCGGCAGCACCTGACAAACTTTGATTTCACACCCTCTGATGGGGTCTAAAATACAGTTGTCCGAGTCAAAATCACGGGGTGCCATCGCAAGGTACTCGGTATCAGCGCGAATTGCGGCCTACCCAGCCAACCCCAGCGCGGCAGGGAGCACTCCACAGAGAGAACGCAGCGCCCGGCCGCGATGACTGATGCGGTTCTTATGCTCCGAATCGAGTTCGGCCGTCGTCCTGCCGAGCGATGGAATGTAGAAATGCGGGTCGTATCCAAACCCATTGAATCCGCGCGGTGTATCGATAATGACACCTTCCACCACGCCGTCGGCCTTTGCGATCACCCGGTCGGCCGTAGCAAGTGCCAGGGCGCATCGGAACCGCGCAGTTCGGCGCTCAGCCGGCACGCCACCCAGCAAGGCGATCAGTTTGCGATTGTTTGCCGAATCGCGTGTTTCACGCGGGGCAGACTCGGGTACGTCCTCGGCGAAGCGCGCGGACCGCACGCCGGGGCGGCCGCCCAGCGCGTCCACTTCAAGTCCGGAATCATCGGCAAGCGTGATCATTCCCGTCGCGCGGGCATAGTACAGTGCCTTCAGCTTGGCATTCTCGGCGAAGGTCTCGCCATCCTCATGCGGCTCCGGGATCGGAGGCACATCGCGAAGTGTTTTCCATCGGAATCGGTCGCTCGCCGCTCCCGTCAAAGCGGTCCCATGCTCGAGCACTTGTTCAATCTCGCGGGCTTTGCCGGGATTACCCGTCGCGATCAAAATGACGATGGAAGGCATGTCGGTCGGCACGAAGTCACTCCTCACTGCCGGCGCGGAGCGGGTTCGGGCCGGGGAATTCGCGCGAGAAACGAGTAATTCGGAATCTTCTCACGCCGATTCGTCTCGGGATTGCGAACGAGGTTGTAAACCGGGTGACCATTTTCGAGGTTGTACTTGAACTCTTCTCTGGCCTGAAGCGATTTGACTTTCGGCGAATAGCCGCGGCGGCCGGATGGATCAATGACAAAGGCGTCCTCGCCAAATGTGCCCACACAGATCGACGCCTGCGACTTGTCTGTCGCGAAATAATAGTACGCCTCATAACCACGCTTGCGCAGGTCTTCGACCCAGAGATAGGCCGCCTGCTTGTAATCATGCAACGTGGCTGTCGGATATGTGACACCGACGTTCAGCGTATAGACCCCCTTGGCGTTCTTCAAATCCCATTCCGGCTTGCCGACGAATGACTCCGGCTTCGGAATCATACGTGCACTGAAGAATGGATACTGCTCGCCGAATGCAAGTTCGCGAATGAACCGCAGATCACGCTTGATCTCATCGCTCAATTCAATGACCAGATCTCCCCGCGTCTTTTCCTTGCCGTCGGTCCTGGCTTCGACATACCGCAGCGGATATTCCCCATAGAAGATCTTGCTGCTCTGCTCGCCATGTTCGACCGAAACGCGCCGTGCGTCGATTCGATCAACCTTCTTCAACATGGTCGCAAGTCGATCGGCCGTCTCGCGCCGACCCTTGCCCTCGAATGCATTGCATTCGATCGTCCAGATTTCCCGGGAGGATCGCGATCCACCGCCGAACAGTTCGGCAAGCGATCCGCCGCTCGTTCGATTCGTACCGCCCGATTCCGCGGTTCGGCTTGATCCGGATGACCGACCGCCGGAATCGGGATCGCACCCTGTCATGACGCAGGTCAGGACCAAACCGCATACCCACACCACGATTCGATGCGCCTCGCGCTTGTCGCTCTGGTAGTTTTTCATGTGCTTTCCGCGTTCGGAGTTTGTCGGATACCGTTCGATCCTCTTCGCGCCGCGACAACCACGAAGGCGGCGACGTCCTCCGCAGATCCATTTATCTGCCGGGACGGCGCTTCTGCGCCAACGAATGCCGCTGCGCCGCAAAAAGTTCCGCCAGACCCTTCTCGGCAAGTGCCAGTATCTGGTTCATCTGGACCCGCGTGAATGTCCCCGCCTCCGCGCCGCCCTGCACTTCGACAAATCGGCCCCCGCCGGTCATCACGATGTTGAAATCGACCTCGGCATCCTTGTCTTCGTCATAACACAGATCGAGCAGCACCTTGCCGCCGACCAGCCCCACGCTCACGGCCGAAACGCTGTCGATGATCGGATCTTCCGAGATCAGCCCGCGCGCTTTCAGTGTCCGTACCGCATCAACCAGCGCGACGTACGCGCCCGTGATGCTCGCCGTTCGTGTGCCGCCATCGGCCTGGATGACGTCGCAGTCGATGAGAATAGCGCGCGGCCCGAGCTTCGCCATGTCCACAACCGCCCGAAGCGACCGGCCGATCAACCGCTGAATCTCCTGCGATCGCCCGTCGATTTTGCCGCCTCGATCGCGCTTGCGACGCGTGCTGGTCGCCGCGGGCAGCATATCGTACTCCGCAGTGACCCAGCCAAGGCCCGAC
It encodes the following:
- a CDS encoding CHAD domain-containing protein — its product is MSPTDGLLKFITKHLERLDDSLTRVMATRDIESVHILRVSSRRLSEPLELLAGFFGRKRCLRLRSGLGDIRDALRRVRDVDVLRLAIAGDQSGFASDPEDLAKLQGVLAIERESDLIAARHQIERADPSRVLRVMDALCEKLRGLESRRDEKDLLRAARRLWQEKAKRLIDRPPTREHGPGLHKTRIRLKAFRYSTELVCRLDGQTRDDLLKASASMQDRLGAWNDHFCAARMLGQIAQDEQTLSAGPLWCASVLEFAARRARAMTDELGEIMISWPRLRRAIEADVFGRPDRSGSSVTAKGKVASSLERATEGDLRMAGGPA
- the rdgB gene encoding RdgB/HAM1 family non-canonical purine NTP pyrophosphatase, which gives rise to MPSIVILIATGNPGKAREIEQVLEHGTALTGAASDRFRWKTLRDVPPIPEPHEDGETFAENAKLKALYYARATGMITLADDSGLEVDALGGRPGVRSARFAEDVPESAPRETRDSANNRKLIALLGGVPAERRTARFRCALALATADRVIAKADGVVEGVIIDTPRGFNGFGYDPHFYIPSLGRTTAELDSEHKNRISHRGRALRSLCGVLPAALGLAG
- the rph gene encoding ribonuclease PH → MRHDGRASDSLRPVKITRGYTHAPAGSVLIESGHTRVLCTASIDNDLPPWRKESGLGWVTAEYDMLPAATSTRRKRDRGGKIDGRSQEIQRLIGRSLRAVVDMAKLGPRAILIDCDVIQADGGTRTASITGAYVALVDAVRTLKARGLISEDPIIDSVSAVSVGLVGGKVLLDLCYDEDKDAEVDFNIVMTGGGRFVEVQGGAEAGTFTRVQMNQILALAEKGLAELFAAQRHSLAQKRRPGR